Genomic window (Gammaproteobacteria bacterium):
CGTCCGCTGCCGCGGCGGCCTGCGCGCCCTGGCGCTCCTCGAACCACTGCCAGCGCAGTTCGTGGACCACCTCGTCGATGACATCGAGGGTGACTTTGGGCAGGTTTTCCACCATGCAGGCCGTCAGCGCCGTATCGCACAGCGTGTTGATCAGCCGCGGAATGCCCTGGGTCAGGCGGTGCACGTCCTTCACCGCGTCTGGCTCGAAGATGGCGTCGATCTCGCCGCCGGCGATGGCGAGGCGATGGCGCAGGTACTCCAGCGTTTCCTCCTCGTTGAGCGCATCGAGCCGCTGGCGCAGGCGTGCGCGCTGACGCAGCTGGGTGAGCCCGGGGGCGTCGAGCAGGTCGTCCAGGTTCGGCTGGCCGGTGAGCACGATGCTGATGATCTTGCGGTCGGCCGTGTCGATGCAGGAGAGCAGCCGCAGTTCCTCCAGCGCCGGTCCGCTGAGGTTCTGGGCCTCGTCGACGATGATGACGACGTGCTTGCCTTCCTCGTGCTTCCTGAGGAAGAAGGCGCGCAGCGTGTCGAGCAGCAGCACCTTCTTCTTCTTGTAGATCGGCATGCCGAACTCCGACAGCAGGGCCTGCAGGAGCTCGATGTGCGAGAGGGTGGTATGGGTGAGCTTGGCGGTGACGAAATCCGGCCCGAGTTCCTCCAGCACCGTATTGAGGATGGTGGTCTTGCCGATACCGATCTCGCCGGTGATGATCACGAAGCTGTCGCGATTCATCAGCGCGAACTTCATGTTGGCCACCGCACGGGAGTGCTGGGCCGTCATGAAGATGAAACGCGGATCGGGCGCCAGGTCGAACGGCCTGCAGGTCAGTCCAAAATGCTGCTCGTACATGGGGCAGGGGCTCTCGCTGGGCGGATGTGGCTGCGCGAAATATGTTATTACAACCGGCCGCTTCCGGCGCGCACGCAGTTCGCTTATTATGTCGACCCCTGCGGGGCCGGGCCGCGCATCCGCAGTCCGGGGCCACACGCAGCGCAGCGGGCGATTAGCTCAGCGGGAGAGCGCTCCCTTCACACGGGAGAGGTCGAAGGTTCGATCCCTTCATCGCCCACCAGTCCCTCACCAGGCGATGCCCTCGTAGGCCGCCGCCAGCTCGCCGGTCTTCAGGCGCACCAGGTCGATGACCGTCTGCCGCGGCGACAGCCGGCCGACGATGCCGGCGAACTCCTCGCCGCCGTTGCCGACGACGACGATTTCGGCGAAATCGACCAGCTCGTCCGCGGTGTCGACCAGCAGCCTCGCAATGTGCGGGATGTGGGTCAGGATGTACTCGCGGTTGGCACCGAGCAGGCGCGACAGGCTGACGTTGCGGTCATAGGCGCGGATCTCGTAGCCCTTGCCGATCAGCCGCTCGGCGACATCCACCATGGGGCTGTGGCGCAGGTCATCGGTGCCGGCCTTGAAGCTCAGGCCGAGGATGCCGATGCGTTTGCGGCCGTGGCGCAGGATCATCTCCAGGGCCCGCTCGACGTGCAGGCGGTTGCTGGGCATCAGCGACTGCAGCAGCGGCAGCTCCAGGTCCAGACGCGCGGACTCGTAGGACAGCGCCGACACATCTTTCGGCAGGCAGGAGCCGCCGAAGGCGAAACCGGGCTTGAGGTAATTCGGCGAGATGTTGAGCTTGCGGTCCTGCAGGAAGATGTCCATGACGGCGTGGCTGTCGATGCCGAGGCGCTTGCAGATGGCGCCAACCTCGTTGCCGAAGGTCACCTTCACGGCATGCCAGACGTTGTCGACGTACTTCACCATCTCGGCGGTCTCGATGGCGGTGCTGATCAGCGGCGCCGGCAGGGCGGCGTACAGGCTGGCTAGCAGCGCGCCGCTTTTCTCGTCCGCCATGCCGATGACGGTCTTCGGCGGGTTGTCGTAGTCGAAGATGGCGGTGCCCTCGCGGAGGAACTCCGGATTGTTGCAGACGCCGAAATCGCGTCCTGCCCGCAGGCCGGAAGCGGATTCCAGCGTCGGGATCACCGTGCCGCGCATGGTGCCTGGCAGGATGGTGCTGCGTATCACCACCGTGTGGTAGGCCGCCTTGTCCTTCAGGCAGCGGCCGATCTCCTCGCACACCGCCCGGACGTAGCGCAGGTTCAGGCTGCCGTTGCCCTCGGATGGCGTGCCGACGCAGACCAGCGAGAGCTCGCTGGCGGCAATGGCGCTGCGGGCATCGGCCACGGCCCTGAGCCGGCCCCCGGCCACGGCATCGCGGATCAGGTCCTCGAGTCCCTTCTCGACAATGGGTGAATGGCCGGCGTTGATGAGACCGAGCTTGGTCTCGTTGGGATCCACGCCGATGACATCGTGGCCGTCGCGCGCCAGGCAGGCGGCGGAGACCGCACCGACGTAGCCGAGGCCGAAAACGCTGATTCTCATGTGCTGACCGATCAGTGGCTGCCCAGTCCGGTGAACTGGAGGTAGAGATAGAGGCGATGGTTGGCGACGGAGTAGGTGAGTCCCCGCGTCTGCTCGTCATCCGTGAACGTGTACTGGCCGCGCAGCGACCACCTGCGGTTCAGGCGCCGCGTCAGCGAGGCCTCCACCGAGTAGTAGTCCCGGCTGAAGCGGTTCGACAGCGCACCGCCGCGGCTGGCGACGGCATCCTGCTTCGAATACCGGGCGCCGAGGCGGCCTGAGAGCAGCGGCGAGAAGTCCTTGGTGAGAAAGGCGCTGGCCTGGTCGAGGGTGACCTGGGAACCGTCCGAGTTGGGCTCGATGGACCGCGACAGCCGGAACTCCGTGGTGATGGTCTTCCCGGCACGCTGCCGGTAGTAGACCTGGCCGAGGAAGTTGTCGTCGGTGCCCTCCATGGTGCAGAGAACGAAGCTGTTCTGCGCCGGGTCCAGGCAGGGCAGGGGTCCGGCGGGCGTGGAGATGAACGGCAGCCCGCTGATCTTCACCTCGCTGCGCGATGCGCCCGCGGTGAGGCCCAGGGTGGCGGCGGGCGTGAGGGCGAACTCGTAGCCCGCGGACAGGCCGTAGGTGAGCGTGTCGTTCTCGACCGGACTGCCGGGGCGCGTTGCCTCGAAGCTGCTGACGTTGGCGCTGAGGCTGATGGTGCTCTGCTGGTCGAGCGAGCGGTCCCAGGACAGTTCCGCCGAACCGGCGGTGTAGTCGGTGCGGAAGCTGAACTCCGCCTCGGTGTAGGTGACATCGTCGTAGTTGATGCTGATGCCGATGATGTCCCTGGGGCTGGCCTGGTAGCGGAACGAGGGTGCGAGGTACCAGCGCTCCTGGTATTCGGTGCGGCGGTTGGTGGTGTCGATGCCCGGCCGCGGCGGGTTGTTGGGATCGGTGCCGACGATGATGCTGTCGCGGGTGGAAATGCGCGAGGCGCCGCCACTCAGGCTGCCGAAGGCCCGCTGCCAGGATTCCGATACCGTTGCCGGCAGGATGTAGTTGAGGTAGCTGTCGTCGCGGTACTGGTCCTCG
Coding sequences:
- a CDS encoding AAA family ATPase, which gives rise to MYEQHFGLTCRPFDLAPDPRFIFMTAQHSRAVANMKFALMNRDSFVIITGEIGIGKTTILNTVLEELGPDFVTAKLTHTTLSHIELLQALLSEFGMPIYKKKKVLLLDTLRAFFLRKHEEGKHVVIIVDEAQNLSGPALEELRLLSCIDTADRKIISIVLTGQPNLDDLLDAPGLTQLRQRARLRQRLDALNEEETLEYLRHRLAIAGGEIDAIFEPDAVKDVHRLTQGIPRLINTLCDTALTACMVENLPKVTLDVIDEVVHELRWQWFEERQGAQAAAAADGQAAVARGGRQNRVMLMVYKDGQFVEQVQAGKFPFVIGRSNANDLVVIDKEVSRRHALVDCIGGIYVVEDLNSKNGILVNRKRRPRALLRTGDVISFGQVDVVFYSDRAAGRDSPAAPLAAVPDSPATSDTGMTVALPQVQDDTEHTARRRKTGILKLPS
- a CDS encoding UDP-glucose/GDP-mannose dehydrogenase family protein; the encoded protein is MRISVFGLGYVGAVSAACLARDGHDVIGVDPNETKLGLINAGHSPIVEKGLEDLIRDAVAGGRLRAVADARSAIAASELSLVCVGTPSEGNGSLNLRYVRAVCEEIGRCLKDKAAYHTVVIRSTILPGTMRGTVIPTLESASGLRAGRDFGVCNNPEFLREGTAIFDYDNPPKTVIGMADEKSGALLASLYAALPAPLISTAIETAEMVKYVDNVWHAVKVTFGNEVGAICKRLGIDSHAVMDIFLQDRKLNISPNYLKPGFAFGGSCLPKDVSALSYESARLDLELPLLQSLMPSNRLHVERALEMILRHGRKRIGILGLSFKAGTDDLRHSPMVDVAERLIGKGYEIRAYDRNVSLSRLLGANREYILTHIPHIARLLVDTADELVDFAEIVVVGNGGEEFAGIVGRLSPRQTVIDLVRLKTGELAAAYEGIAW